Genomic window (Bacillus pumilus):
GATCAAGTGCATAGCGGCTTTTCACAAAAGCCTGACCACCGAGTGAAACCGCCTCATCGTATTCCTTTTCATCCGGCAGACTAATCACCACATCTTGACCTGATAATGGCATCTCCATTTGAGCAGGCGGTGCCTCAAGTCTAGTGAGACCGCCGACATAATACACATGTGATAGTTTTTGGACAATACGGTTTTTTTCAAGATCAGCCGCATCAAGTCGTAAAAAGAAGAAATCGCATTTTTCGCTTCTCATCCAAATGATGAATCGCTCCATCAATTCTTTAAAGAGTAGCGCTGATTCAGCTTCCACAAACTTCACATGAAAAATATGCTGATTAAAAATGCCACTCTCCCATTTAGACCAGTCGTATAACAGCACCGCTTTGAGCTGGGCGCCGCTGACGAGGGCAAATTGTTTGAAACCGTTCATGTATTCCGCCCGATGATCATATTTCTCTAGCCAAGCGGCAAGCATCTGATCGTCTATTGCATGAACGACCTTCATGACGATGCCTTCTTATCTTTTAAAATAGACAACACTGCGGTGATGACATCCTGCACATCTTCATCTGTCATACTTGGATAAAGCGGGAGTGAAAGAGTTCGTTTGTAATAAGTGAGTGATTCAGGGAAATCCTTTGGTGAATAGTTGTAGGTTTGCTTGTAATATGGATGAAAATGAACAGGAATAAAGTGAACGCTCGTGCCAATTTTATACTCCTTTTGTAGCTGATCAATCATGTCATCTCGTGTGATGAATGCTTCTTCTGGATCAACTTGCAGCACATACAAATGCCACGCATGTCTTCCCTTGTCGTGGACAGGCGGTAAGATCAAACCTGCTTCTTTTTGAAAAGCCTGGTTGTATGCCTTTGCAATCTGTTCTCTGCGGGTCTGCATATTTTCCAGCCGGCTTAGCTGAACGAGCCCTAACGATGCTTGCACGTCAAACATGTTCATTTTATAGCCGGGTTCCTCGACCTCGTAATACCACGTTCCCTTTTCTCCATAGCGATTCCACGCTCCCTTACTCATTCCGTGGAGCGCTAGTCTTCTGATTCGAGCTGCAAGTGCATCATCATTTGTCGTCAGCATGCCGCCTTCTCCGGTCGCTATATTTTTCGTTGCATAAAAGCTAAAGGCGGTCGCATCACCAATTGATCCAATGGGCTGATCGTCATACGTCGTATAGAGGGCATGGGCGGCATCCTCAAGCACAAACAAATCATATTTTTTGGCAATGGCTAAAATACGGTCCATATCACATGATTGACCAGCAAAATGAACAGGTACAATCGCTTTTGTATGTGGTGTGATGGCCGCTTCTACTTTCTCCGCATCCAGATTGAGTGTCGCAGGATCAATATCCACGAAGATAGGTGCTGCCCCCGTATGGATGATCGTATTCGCTGTTGCGCAGAACGTCAGAGGCGTTGTGATCACCTCATCACCAGCCCCAATGCCTCTCGCCTTTAACGCTAAAAATAGAGCAGCTGTACATGAATTGACAGCTATCGCGTGTTTTGCACCTGTCAGCTGTCTAAATTCTTCTTCAAACTGCCTTACTTTTGGTCCGGTTGACAGCCAGCCGGACTTTAATGTTCCAATGACTGCATCAATTTCTTCCTGTTCAATCAAAGGCAGTGCATAAGGGAGAAATTGTGTTCTCTTTTGTTCCATATCACTTGCCCCCTTTTCTTATCTCTTAAAATCCACACCTGTTTTTGTTTTAAGCAGAGAAAGCAGAACATCGGTAGAATGCACATGTGGATAATTTTCTTTAACAAAAAGGGCACCTTGCTGTTTAGACAGCTTCATCTCTTGTTCATCCGACAAAATATGGATCGCTCTCTCAGCAAGTTCAACTGGATTTTCCATATGATAGCTGCCAAACGACTCATAATAAGGGTACCTTCTCCCTTCTGTCATCTTCCCAATCAACACACTTTTTTTAAACAGCATGGCTTCAAGCCCGACAGTTGATGTAAGCGTAATGACCATATCCATATATGGCAGCAGGTCATATAAGTCGATTTCTTTTTTAATCAATCTCACTTGGCTCGCTCCCCGCTCAATGGCCTCATAATCTTTTAAGCGGTTTCGGGCCATTTCCCATGGGTGCGGCTTGATGATCAGCTGGGTATCTTTCTGTTTTGCAAGCGTTTTAAGGACATTTCCATAAAAGGCCTCTGAAAATGGCTGCGTCGCCACAAGTACTGTCTTTTTGGCTGGGCTGAAATTTAATTTACGAAACAGCAAATCCTGTTGAAGTGGCTTTCGTTCATGCACCAAATCAAACCTTGGATGCCCCGTCATCTCCACCTGTTCAGGCTGACACCCTTTGTCTACATACCAGTCCTTTTCATACTTCCCAAACACCCCATGAAGTGTTGTGAAAATCGGTAAAAAGGCTTCATCACCCATGAGCGCACCATGCTGAAGACAAATACTAGTGATTTGACGCTTCACTGTTTGCAAAGCCAGCACTCGGCTGTAAACATCCTCCGTCGTACCAACAACAACGGCTGCAATTGGATGCTTTTGAAATAACGCCTCTGTCTGGTCAATCACATCAATAAATTGCACAATGTCCTTCCGAAGTTTTTCTTGAAAAAAATCATTTCCAAAAACAGGATGCTGCGCGTAAGGTTTCAGTAGAGCGTTTGCTTTTTTAATATATTTAGCATGGGCTTTATTATTAACCTCTCCCACTAAATCCGGCTTACTGATAACTGGTAATCCGAAATAATCAGCCTTTTTCCAGCGGGCCAACACCACCGTTTTGTTCGGATGAAATCGTTTATAATTATTTTCAGTAAAGCGTAGGTGTTCGAAGTGAAGCAATGCCTTTCCACCTGCCGGACGATATGCGATACGCTTAATCTTTTGTTTGTGCTGATCAAAAAATGGCTGAATGTCTTGCGGCAAAGGACGAGTGGTAGTCAGTTTGTGACCAAACGCTTCATCTTCCATTCGTTCTCTGACCTCTGGGCTGATATATTGATAAAAATTGCTGATTAATCCAAGAGGAATTTGACGGTAAGACAAGCCTTTCATTAAATTCACATACTCAAAGTATACCTGCCAATAATGATGAATATAGTGCGTCATTCAGGTTACCTCCCATATCTCTTTTTTAATACTCGACGAAGCTCCCAACAGGAAGACTGCGGGGGAAGTGCTTTTACAAAGTCACTTTTTTCTTTTTCTGCCAGCTGATAATGAATCGACTGTTCTGTGATGTAATTCGTATCGAGTACTTCGTTATAAGGATAGAACGGATAAAAATGATTTAATCTAAAAAAGAATCGAGCATCCCCTAACTGATAAAAACGCGGACTCTCGTCCCAGTAAGATTTAAACTCAGCATGAATTCTTTTTAAAATGGACGCGCGATGAACAACTGAGCAATGATCAATGGCACATGGTGCATTCCATTGCACAGTTTGCGCACGACGAACGATTTCCTTTACTGGCTCTTTTTTGCTATTTAAATAGATAACTTTTGAACCAGAGTAGACAATATTTTCATTTGGACGGGCATCTAAATAATTCGTGAGCTTCTCTAAACGTTCCGGCGCATAGACATTGTCATCTGTCGCATAGGAAATATATTCGCCCTTCGCCATTTCTAATGCCTGATTAATGAGTACGGCATAGCGGGTTTTCGCCGTTCTTTCTTTCAGCGTTTTGACACCGCTTTGGATAAAATGGACGCGCGGATCCTTGCGAAAAGGCTCAATAGCAGCCAGAGTTTTTCCGTTTGATCCATCATCCATGATAAAAAGTTCAAGATCTGACAAAGTCTGTTGCAGCACCGCTTCAATCGATCTGCCAACATAATCCGCCTTGTTGTAGCTCGTCATAATGACAGTTACTTTTGTCAAAGTTTTCACCTCAGTCTCTTTTAAACTATGATTACTATATGTGTCTTCTCTTAAAGAGACTGTAGAATGACCTATTTTTTATAAAATTGTATTTTTTATCGATCTTATCTTTGAAAAACGTGAAATTTTTGGTAATATAAGTAATCATTTATGTGTATTAAAGGAGTAAAAAACATTGGAAGCTATGAAGAGTGATCTCTCCCAAGAAGAAGAAGCAAAAGGATTTTTTCGATTTTTTAGAATTTTTGTGGCGACAAAAACGATTGTCCGATCATATCGACATTCCTCTATTCCAATTTGGCTGATGATGCTCCTTGCAAGTATCGCTGGTACGGGCTGGGTCTACGAAGGGTATTTTAGCGAGTATATGGGCAATCATATTCCATTTCCTTTTATTCTGTTACAAGGTGCGGGATATGGTATTCTAGCAGGTAATCTTGGGCTATTTTTCGGTGTACTCATCCTAAAATGGTTGGGGCGTCTTTTTTTCGGTATTCAAACGGCGTATCGAGGTGTACTGAAAGCCTGCACGCTGACGGTCTTTTTCCCTTCTGCTTTATTTGCACTCAGTTGGATTTTCACGATTGGAATGCTCGGTCCGTACACGTTTGTCAAAATCTCACCTTACTTAGATCAGCATTATGAAGTTTGGTATTATCTCGATTTTTTAACATTGATTGACGCTTATGCAAAGACGTGGATATTGGGAATGACTGTTTTAGGCATTGTCGCTGTAATGAAGCTGAAATTATGGCAAGCCTTTCTTATTGTGATTACACCGCTTGCGGCATGTTTTCTCATCATGACACTTTTATTTGATGTCCATCGGGCTTTAAATTGGATAATGTAAGGAAGATTGCACATCATATTCGTAAGCAACGAAGCACAGACCTGACAAAGAATGCGAGGGTTTGTCCGCGCCTATGGAACTGCACCGCAGTTCCTTTTTTTCGTTGAATGTACATATTCTCCCCTCCTGTCTCATAGTGTGAAAGAGAGAAAGAATGCTATGGAAACAACAGGTGCTTAAGCGCCTTCTGTTTAGAACACCATGAGGAAAGAGGAGGAACGTTATGAAATTGAAAAATCAATTTGGGCAAGGTTCGGGTTTCGAAGGTCAAGATTTTCGCCAGCAACAATATGGAGCAAATCCGTATCCTGCGCAGCAGATGGGTTATTCAGTCCCTCCCCAAACGCAGGGTCAAATGCAAGGACAAATGCAGCAGGGATTTTCGCCAATGCCGTCTACTGGTACATTACAAGGGGGGCAAGGCTCGCAGAGTGGCGGTCAGCCGTATCAAATTCCTTCTGGACCGATTTATCAGCAGAACGTCACCGGTCAGCTTCCGCTTGAACAGTCCTATATTGAAAATATTTTACGATTGAACCGCGGCAAGGTAGCCACGATTTATATGACATTTGAGGCGAGTAAGGAATGGAACTCGAAGATTTTCAGAGGCGTCATTGAAGCTGCAGGACGTGACCACATTATCATTAGTGATAACAAGTCAGGAACACGATACTTACTATTAACGATCTACCTTGATTACATTACGTTTGATGGGGAGATTCAATACGACTATCCATACTCTATGTCCACATATTCTCCGAGATAGATCATCGCAAAGCAAGGTGCAGAGGCCCTTGCTTTTTTCTTTTGATTAGGTTTTTGACACACCTTTAGACTGCTGATCATAAGATGCCTAGTAGTTTTTATCAAACACCTAGAGGTGACATCAATGACCGTTGAGCTGGATTATACATCACCCAATGTCAAATATTCATATGATCTAAATCAAAGCCCCCTTGTGAAATATGATCAGCATAATCTGATTAATGTTTTAGGAAAACAACAATTAAACTCGTTGGATCAAGTATCCCTTCTGGATATATATTTGAGTAAAAGCAAAGTCGTAGAGCCTCATTATCATCAAAATGCCGCAGAACTTGTTTATTGTATATCCGGCTCTGCAGCCGTCTCGATGCTGAATCCATTTACAAAAAAATTGCACACCTATACCATTACCCCTGGACAGGTAGCAAACGTCCCTCAAGGCTGGTGGCACTATGAAGTTGCCCTTCAAGACAAAACTCATTTGTTAGCTATTTTTAACGCATCTACGCCTGAAGTGATCCTAGGCTCAGACCTTCTTACCCTCACCCCTGCTCACATCATGGCACATACGTATTGCATGAACGAAACACAGTGGAAGCAAGCGACACAGCCTGTGAAGCCTAGTGCGTTTATCGGGCCATTTTGCCACCGGGAGGAGACGCCTCAGACACATCCTGTCCCTCCGTCTCACTACGTCCCTTATTACCAAGCACCGCCCAACTACGCCCCCTACTGGAATTAAGAAAAAAACCGATGCCCCTCTCAGAGCATCGGTTTTTTGGATTATAAATTTTTTGCTGCTGCAATGACAAGCATGATCCAAGAAGCGATAAACGCCACTCCGCCAATTGGGGTAATGGCACCTAGAATCTTCACCTGAGTCAATGCCAGTACATAAAGGCTTCCCGAGAAGAAAAGGATGCCTGCAAGCATCACCCAGCCAGCAGTTGGAACTAAGGAAACACCTGACAGCTTATCTGCAAGAAAAGCAACAATAAATAGTCCAATCGCATGGAACATCTGATATTGAACCCCTTTGTTCCAGATCTCTATATACTTTTCAGGAATTTTCCCTTCCAATCCATGCGCACCGAAGGCTCCAAGCCCAACAGCAAGCATCGCATTAATCGCACCTAAAATGAAAAATAGTTTCATTCGTCATTCTCCTTATCTCGTCAGTTATGTTTATCATAGCGCGGGTGACAGACGACATTCAACTTTCCCTTTGCGTTGACACGAGATTGTCGGATTTCTTCTTCTTTCGTAAGAGAATTTGATCGACCACGATCGCAATGAGTGTACCTAGAACCAGACCATTGCTTAATAATGAAATGAGTACAGGATGCATACCTTTCAAAGCTCCCTGCGGTACAAACATTGCCCCCACACCTGCTAACACCGCAATCCCTAGGACAAAGCGAATCCGTGGAATTTCTTCTTTTTCATACTGATCAAACTCAGACATCGCAATCCCAATCATAGAGGAGAACACCACAAAGTTTACAGCAAGCCCCACAGGTGATGGCATTGCGGAGAAGAAGCTCATGAGCAGCGGGAATAAACTAATGAGTACAATGAGTAGACTTCCTATGAAAAATGGTTTTCTCGACGGAATTTTTGTTGTCTGGATAAATCCTGCTGCCCCCGAAATAGGTACAGGCGCAATCGCACCGATCAATCCGCTCAGTAAATGACCAAATGCTGCGACAAAACCAGCCGGCCGAGCTCTCTTGCGCTCACGCAGTTCGCCAAATGCCTTCACTGAACTTTCCACAATTCGAATACTTGCTAGCATGTTCACAATGAGTAAGATCGTAATAAAAAAGGACGTGACAAGTAATCCACTGTCAAAGACCGGCATGCCGAATGGGAACAGCTTTGGAAACTCGATGATTTGTTCTGGAATTCGAACCGGCTTCGCCAATCCAAGTAGAGCGAATATCAGCCATCCGCCTGCAAGGGCAAACAACACAGAAAACTGCCTTAAATAATGCCATTTTGAGCGGCTGATCATGAAGGTCAGGATAATAATCAAGATCGATAAGCAAAAGACAAGCCCGTCCACCTGATTTCCTCGATAGCCAATGCCCATCAGTCCTTTCATGATCGGCTGACTTAGCTGTACAACTAAGAGCAGCAAGTAAATGCCTGTAACGACTGGCGTAAATAAAGACGCAAGCCAATTAATAATTTTAAAAAGACTAAAAATAAAAAAGAAAGCCGCACTAAAAATTAAAGCCCCTTGTAAAGCTTGCAGGGTTTCAGGATACGTCGCAAAGATTGTTCCTGTCATGCCTGCATAAAGGGTATACACACCCCACCAAAGCCCAGCTGGACTTTCGTTGATCGGCAGCATATGGCCACATAAACACTGCACCATCGCCACAAGACCAAGTGAAAAGAATGTACTCTGAATCAGCTCCGCCGCCTGCACTTGGTTCAATTCAAACGCTTGTGCAATCGCAATGGGTACAGCAATAGAAGCTGCGATAAAAAATGCCATCCACTGAATGGCGCCCAAAAATAGTTTCAACCCGATCACCTTCCCTTTGTCGTGACAAGACCATTAAAAATCAAAAATAGAATCACCGTTCCCATCTTTCTCTTTTTGCCTCTCTTCTTGATGCTGAAATTTCTTCGCACCGCTAGTGCCCATCAGCTTCTCTAGCATGGCATGATCTGGGGACATAGACGGCGCGGCCGGTGTCTGTATCGAAGAAGATGGCGAGATGACCGTCGGCTGCGGCGTTTGCATCTGTGATGGGGCATCAAGAATGACATCACATAGTGAAGAAATCGCCGCCACTTGACGTTTCACCTCTTCATCATTTCCACTTTGTTTCGCCTTTTGAACCGCTTCTTCCATTTTTTGAAGCAGACTTGATATATGAATATTCAAGGGTAGACCCTCCAATCTAAAAAAATCGTTTTCCAACATTATTTTACCAAATGAACAAACGAAATGGTTCATTTTTTCAAAGCAGTG
Coding sequences:
- a CDS encoding cupin domain-containing protein, encoding MTVELDYTSPNVKYSYDLNQSPLVKYDQHNLINVLGKQQLNSLDQVSLLDIYLSKSKVVEPHYHQNAAELVYCISGSAAVSMLNPFTKKLHTYTITPGQVANVPQGWWHYEVALQDKTHLLAIFNASTPEVILGSDLLTLTPAHIMAHTYCMNETQWKQATQPVKPSAFIGPFCHREETPQTHPVPPSHYVPYYQAPPNYAPYWN
- a CDS encoding purine/pyrimidine permease, which produces MKLFLGAIQWMAFFIAASIAVPIAIAQAFELNQVQAAELIQSTFFSLGLVAMVQCLCGHMLPINESPAGLWWGVYTLYAGMTGTIFATYPETLQALQGALIFSAAFFFIFSLFKIINWLASLFTPVVTGIYLLLLVVQLSQPIMKGLMGIGYRGNQVDGLVFCLSILIIILTFMISRSKWHYLRQFSVLFALAGGWLIFALLGLAKPVRIPEQIIEFPKLFPFGMPVFDSGLLVTSFFITILLIVNMLASIRIVESSVKAFGELRERKRARPAGFVAAFGHLLSGLIGAIAPVPISGAAGFIQTTKIPSRKPFFIGSLLIVLISLFPLLMSFFSAMPSPVGLAVNFVVFSSMIGIAMSEFDQYEKEEIPRIRFVLGIAVLAGVGAMFVPQGALKGMHPVLISLLSNGLVLGTLIAIVVDQILLRKKKKSDNLVSTQRES
- a CDS encoding YIP1 family protein, which translates into the protein MEAMKSDLSQEEEAKGFFRFFRIFVATKTIVRSYRHSSIPIWLMMLLASIAGTGWVYEGYFSEYMGNHIPFPFILLQGAGYGILAGNLGLFFGVLILKWLGRLFFGIQTAYRGVLKACTLTVFFPSALFALSWIFTIGMLGPYTFVKISPYLDQHYEVWYYLDFLTLIDAYAKTWILGMTVLGIVAVMKLKLWQAFLIVITPLAACFLIMTLLFDVHRALNWIM
- a CDS encoding YwdI family protein, with protein sequence MNIHISSLLQKMEEAVQKAKQSGNDEEVKRQVAAISSLCDVILDAPSQMQTPQPTVISPSSSIQTPAAPSMSPDHAMLEKLMGTSGAKKFQHQEERQKEKDGNGDSIFDF
- the gerQ gene encoding spore coat protein GerQ — its product is MKLKNQFGQGSGFEGQDFRQQQYGANPYPAQQMGYSVPPQTQGQMQGQMQQGFSPMPSTGTLQGGQGSQSGGQPYQIPSGPIYQQNVTGQLPLEQSYIENILRLNRGKVATIYMTFEASKEWNSKIFRGVIEAAGRDHIIISDNKSGTRYLLLTIYLDYITFDGEIQYDYPYSMSTYSPR
- a CDS encoding glycosyltransferase family 2 protein, whose protein sequence is MTKVTVIMTSYNKADYVGRSIEAVLQQTLSDLELFIMDDGSNGKTLAAIEPFRKDPRVHFIQSGVKTLKERTAKTRYAVLINQALEMAKGEYISYATDDNVYAPERLEKLTNYLDARPNENIVYSGSKVIYLNSKKEPVKEIVRRAQTVQWNAPCAIDHCSVVHRASILKRIHAEFKSYWDESPRFYQLGDARFFFRLNHFYPFYPYNEVLDTNYITEQSIHYQLAEKEKSDFVKALPPQSSCWELRRVLKKRYGR
- a CDS encoding DegT/DnrJ/EryC1/StrS family aminotransferase; this translates as MEQKRTQFLPYALPLIEQEEIDAVIGTLKSGWLSTGPKVRQFEEEFRQLTGAKHAIAVNSCTAALFLALKARGIGAGDEVITTPLTFCATANTIIHTGAAPIFVDIDPATLNLDAEKVEAAITPHTKAIVPVHFAGQSCDMDRILAIAKKYDLFVLEDAAHALYTTYDDQPIGSIGDATAFSFYATKNIATGEGGMLTTNDDALAARIRRLALHGMSKGAWNRYGEKGTWYYEVEEPGYKMNMFDVQASLGLVQLSRLENMQTRREQIAKAYNQAFQKEAGLILPPVHDKGRHAWHLYVLQVDPEEAFITRDDMIDQLQKEYKIGTSVHFIPVHFHPYYKQTYNYSPKDFPESLTYYKRTLSLPLYPSMTDEDVQDVITAVLSILKDKKASS
- a CDS encoding CDP-glycerol glycerophosphotransferase family protein produces the protein MTHYIHHYWQVYFEYVNLMKGLSYRQIPLGLISNFYQYISPEVRERMEDEAFGHKLTTTRPLPQDIQPFFDQHKQKIKRIAYRPAGGKALLHFEHLRFTENNYKRFHPNKTVVLARWKKADYFGLPVISKPDLVGEVNNKAHAKYIKKANALLKPYAQHPVFGNDFFQEKLRKDIVQFIDVIDQTEALFQKHPIAAVVVGTTEDVYSRVLALQTVKRQITSICLQHGALMGDEAFLPIFTTLHGVFGKYEKDWYVDKGCQPEQVEMTGHPRFDLVHERKPLQQDLLFRKLNFSPAKKTVLVATQPFSEAFYGNVLKTLAKQKDTQLIIKPHPWEMARNRLKDYEAIERGASQVRLIKKEIDLYDLLPYMDMVITLTSTVGLEAMLFKKSVLIGKMTEGRRYPYYESFGSYHMENPVELAERAIHILSDEQEMKLSKQQGALFVKENYPHVHSTDVLLSLLKTKTGVDFKR
- a CDS encoding GNAT family N-acetyltransferase, with amino-acid sequence MKVVHAIDDQMLAAWLEKYDHRAEYMNGFKQFALVSGAQLKAVLLYDWSKWESGIFNQHIFHVKFVEAESALLFKELMERFIIWMRSEKCDFFFLRLDAADLEKNRIVQKLSHVYYVGGLTRLEAPPAQMEMPLSGQDVVISLPDEKEYDEAVSLGGQAFVKSRYALDPYLDQHVVQHFYQEWMRNNLYGRADINLVAKLNDEVVGMIQGKAIDNKMGIELFAIRSDIQGKGIGKRLFVEMMKVSHDRQYSFISAGTQLHNIPAIQLYEKMGFRTMNTFLYYHVWPKKGER
- a CDS encoding DUF423 domain-containing protein, encoding MKLFFILGAINAMLAVGLGAFGAHGLEGKIPEKYIEIWNKGVQYQMFHAIGLFIVAFLADKLSGVSLVPTAGWVMLAGILFFSGSLYVLALTQVKILGAITPIGGVAFIASWIMLVIAAAKNL